From Clavelina lepadiformis chromosome 9, kaClaLepa1.1, whole genome shotgun sequence, the proteins below share one genomic window:
- the LOC143470314 gene encoding uncharacterized protein LOC143470314 isoform X1 — protein MRATYLILAVIGIVVVGFAGAELRWCRIIIGYYPDDGWVQYDDTLQSCVRCSSQSAIIIDVERVGDYECCDGNLVSIGNCSRNNSSNDGTCSNGIQCDGIKQCVDGSDEVGCRRCTGTGQFSCNSHDEAEACISTDKVCDGRKDCDFGLDESNCQYHGGWCDGFLCGKPHERCISYSQVCDGVKQCIDGSDEYNCHYCLQQFRCSVFEREENVLATARKSTTTAQCIGLFRVCDGNVDCANQRDETNCYRWREWVQWSECNPPAVCERTRTRECVNRNGEVTDPERCYDVEDYHDAKGIPSVETQTELCPPCIPPPPVLPTTQKNEITTDARTRSQTTQAVEDATETQSSSATLDATTQSLGSLVVSSRVLTSTTFQLDASDSTKMTTLSFGDVSTDVTIVAAPYVTTTSGFNTSDVGVFELTPAQLVSGDSTGLPAIVKNSSTTEHTVVTGDVTDGEVTTSFSYVTSPRLSFTLIMVVTGVAAFILLVLIVALVFCFADRKRKTGKWTPSRRYHPRPRKVPRMYHDIPLDGVGEKHLPTTESSASLHEPHTLSSFTGTTVLSGMDSGIDDANSVTSSLDWSSHRLQVVSDSGDFPAAPTDLPPPHPALIATNSDFPPPPLELRSV, from the exons ATGCGCGCTACCTATTTGATACTTGCGGTGATCGGGATTGTCGTTGTCGGTTTTGCGGGGGCCGAGTTGCGTTGGTGCCGCATAATCATCGGATATTACCCCGATGACGGTTGGGTGCAGTACGACGACACGCTGCAGTCATGCGTGCGATGTTCAAGCCAATCAGCGATTATCATTGACGTCGAAAGAGTCGGAGACTACGAGTGTTGCGATGGTAACCTGGTTTCCATTGGCAACTGCAGCCGAAATAACTCAAGCAATGATGGAACTTGTTCCAATGGCATTCAG TGTGACGGAATAAAGCAATGCGTCGACGGAAGTGACGAAGTAGGATGCAGACGTTGTACAGGGACTGGACAATTCTCATGTAATAGCCATGACGAAGCCGAAGCGTGTATTTCAACTGATAAG GTATGCGATGGCCGGAAAGATTGTGATTTCGGTCTGGACGAATCCAACTGTCAATATCACGGGGGTTGGTGCGACGGCTTTCTGTGCGGCAAACCCCATGAAAGATGCATTTCGTACTCACAG GTTTGTGACGGCGTCAAGCAATGCATTGATGGCTCTGATGAGTATAATTGCCATTACTGCTTACAACAGTTCCGTTGTTCCGTTTTTGAACGCGAAGAAAACGTCTTGGCCACCGCGCGTAAGAGCACAACCACGGCCCAGTGTATTGGTTTGTTTCGCGTCTGTGACGGCAATGTCGACTGCGCCAACCAGCGGGACGAAACCAACTGCTATCGTTGGCGCGAGTGGGTGCAGTGGAGCGAGTGTAATCCACCGGCAGTTTGCGAAAGAACAAG AACACGTGAGTGCGTGAACCGAAACGGCGAGGTCACCGACCCTGAACGTTGCTATGACGTAGAAGACTATCACGATGCCAAGGGAATCCCCAGTGTCGAAACTCAAACCGAGCTGTGCCCGCCATGCATACCGCCACCCCCCGTTTTGCCAACGACCCAGAAGAACGAAATCACAACGGACGCTCGAACACGTTCACAGACTACACAAGCGGTAGAAGATGCAACCGAAACACAATCGTCTTCTGCTACGTTGGATGCAACAACGCAAAGTCTCGGTAGCCTTGTTGTAAGCTCGCGCGTTCTAACGTCAACAACGTTTCAACTTGATGCCTCGGATTCGACGAAAATGACGACTTTGTCGTTCGGTGACGTTTCAACTGATGTCACTATTGTAGCCGCACCTTACGTCACAACTACGTCGGGATTTAATACTTCTGACGTAGGAGTTTTCGAGCTTACTCCAGCCCAGTTAGTGTCAG GTGACAGCACTGGTCTGCCGGCAATTGTTAAGAACAGCTCCACCACGGAACATACAGTGGTTACAGGGGACGTCACCGATGGGGAAGTTACGACGTCATTTAGTTATGTTACGTCACCGAGATTAAGTTTCACGTTGATCATGGTGGTCACTGGAGTAGCGGCGTTCATATTGTTGGTTCTAATCGTAGCCCTTGTGTTCTGCTTCGCTGATAGAAAACGCAAAACCG GGAAATGGACGCCAAGCAGACGATACCACCCTCGCCCCCGTAAGGTACCGAGAATGTATCATGACATACCGCTAGATGGCGTAGGAGAGAAGCATCTTCCAACCACCGAG AGCTCAGCGTCCCTTCACGAACCGCACACTCTGAGTTCTTTCACCGGGACCACTGTCCTGTCCGGGATGGACAGCGGGATAGACGATGCAAATTCTGTGACGTCATCCTTGGACTGGAGCAGCCACCGTCTCCAGGTCGTTTCTGATTCTGGGGATTTTCCTGCGGCCCCAACCGACTTACCCCCGCCACACCCAGCTTTGATTGCGACCAATTCCGATTTTCCTCCCCCACCCCTGGAATTGCGTAGCGTGTAA
- the LOC143470314 gene encoding uncharacterized protein LOC143470314 isoform X2, with protein sequence MRATYLILAVIGIVVVGFAGAELRWCRIIIGYYPDDGWVQYDDTLQSCVRCSSQSAIIIDVERVGDYECCDGNLVSIGNCSRNNSSNDGTCSNGIQCDGIKQCVDGSDEVGCRRCTGTGQFSCNSHDEAEACISTDKVCDGRKDCDFGLDESNCQYHGGWCDGFLCGKPHERCISYSQVCDGVKQCIDGSDEYNCHYCLQQFRCSVFEREENVLATARKSTTTAQCIGLFRVCDGNVDCANQRDETNCYRWREWVQWSECNPPAVCERTRTRECVNRNGEVTDPERCYDVEDYHDAKGIPSVETQTELCPPCIPPPPVLPTTQKNEITTDARTRSQTTQAVEDATETQSSSATLDATTQSLGSLVVSSRVLTSTTFQLDASDSTKMTTLSFGDVSTDVTIVAAPYVTTTSGFNTSDVGVFELTPAQLVSGDSTGLPAIVKNSSTTEHTVVTGDVTDGEVTTSFSYVTSPRLSFTLIMVVTGVAAFILLVLIVALVFCFADRKRKTGKWTPSRRYHPRPRKVPRMYHDIPLDGVGEKHLPTTEVIFRGFFKKS encoded by the exons ATGCGCGCTACCTATTTGATACTTGCGGTGATCGGGATTGTCGTTGTCGGTTTTGCGGGGGCCGAGTTGCGTTGGTGCCGCATAATCATCGGATATTACCCCGATGACGGTTGGGTGCAGTACGACGACACGCTGCAGTCATGCGTGCGATGTTCAAGCCAATCAGCGATTATCATTGACGTCGAAAGAGTCGGAGACTACGAGTGTTGCGATGGTAACCTGGTTTCCATTGGCAACTGCAGCCGAAATAACTCAAGCAATGATGGAACTTGTTCCAATGGCATTCAG TGTGACGGAATAAAGCAATGCGTCGACGGAAGTGACGAAGTAGGATGCAGACGTTGTACAGGGACTGGACAATTCTCATGTAATAGCCATGACGAAGCCGAAGCGTGTATTTCAACTGATAAG GTATGCGATGGCCGGAAAGATTGTGATTTCGGTCTGGACGAATCCAACTGTCAATATCACGGGGGTTGGTGCGACGGCTTTCTGTGCGGCAAACCCCATGAAAGATGCATTTCGTACTCACAG GTTTGTGACGGCGTCAAGCAATGCATTGATGGCTCTGATGAGTATAATTGCCATTACTGCTTACAACAGTTCCGTTGTTCCGTTTTTGAACGCGAAGAAAACGTCTTGGCCACCGCGCGTAAGAGCACAACCACGGCCCAGTGTATTGGTTTGTTTCGCGTCTGTGACGGCAATGTCGACTGCGCCAACCAGCGGGACGAAACCAACTGCTATCGTTGGCGCGAGTGGGTGCAGTGGAGCGAGTGTAATCCACCGGCAGTTTGCGAAAGAACAAG AACACGTGAGTGCGTGAACCGAAACGGCGAGGTCACCGACCCTGAACGTTGCTATGACGTAGAAGACTATCACGATGCCAAGGGAATCCCCAGTGTCGAAACTCAAACCGAGCTGTGCCCGCCATGCATACCGCCACCCCCCGTTTTGCCAACGACCCAGAAGAACGAAATCACAACGGACGCTCGAACACGTTCACAGACTACACAAGCGGTAGAAGATGCAACCGAAACACAATCGTCTTCTGCTACGTTGGATGCAACAACGCAAAGTCTCGGTAGCCTTGTTGTAAGCTCGCGCGTTCTAACGTCAACAACGTTTCAACTTGATGCCTCGGATTCGACGAAAATGACGACTTTGTCGTTCGGTGACGTTTCAACTGATGTCACTATTGTAGCCGCACCTTACGTCACAACTACGTCGGGATTTAATACTTCTGACGTAGGAGTTTTCGAGCTTACTCCAGCCCAGTTAGTGTCAG GTGACAGCACTGGTCTGCCGGCAATTGTTAAGAACAGCTCCACCACGGAACATACAGTGGTTACAGGGGACGTCACCGATGGGGAAGTTACGACGTCATTTAGTTATGTTACGTCACCGAGATTAAGTTTCACGTTGATCATGGTGGTCACTGGAGTAGCGGCGTTCATATTGTTGGTTCTAATCGTAGCCCTTGTGTTCTGCTTCGCTGATAGAAAACGCAAAACCG GGAAATGGACGCCAAGCAGACGATACCACCCTCGCCCCCGTAAGGTACCGAGAATGTATCATGACATACCGCTAGATGGCGTAGGAGAGAAGCATCTTCCAACCACCGAGGTAATATTCAGAGGATTCTTCAAAAAGAGTTAA